In Alkalihalobacillus sp. TS-13, the following are encoded in one genomic region:
- a CDS encoding YqhV family protein, producing the protein MKEILNHFDPTVLNMAGLRLLSATFELTAVFLMLYFNSIQNAVVINASLAFVGPVIFIFTMALGLMGIAGDLSFSKLALIGIGVGLILIGVLK; encoded by the coding sequence ATGAAGGAAATCTTAAATCACTTTGATCCTACAGTACTGAATATGGCAGGATTGAGGCTATTGTCTGCCACATTCGAGCTTACAGCTGTTTTCTTGATGCTCTATTTCAATTCAATACAAAATGCGGTCGTTATCAATGCTTCTCTCGCCTTTGTTGGTCCAGTTATATTCATTTTTACGATGGCTTTAGGATTGATGGGAATTGCGGGGGATCTCTCTTTTAGTAAATTAGCCCTTATCGGGATCGGTGTAGGGTTGATTTTGATAGGGGTTTTGAAATGA
- the efp gene encoding elongation factor P: MISVNDFKTGLTIEVDGGIWTVLDFQHVKPGKGAAFVRSKLRNLRTGAIQEKTFRGGEKVAKAHIDNRRMQYLYSSGDVHTFMDNETYEQLELQKSQIEEELNYLLENMTVQVQMYQGETIGVELPNTVELEVTETEPGIKGDTASGGTKPATLQTGLTVQVPFFINEGDVLIIDTRSGDYVSRA, encoded by the coding sequence ATGATTTCAGTAAACGATTTTAAAACCGGATTGACAATAGAAGTGGACGGAGGAATATGGACTGTCCTTGACTTCCAACACGTAAAACCTGGAAAAGGGGCTGCTTTCGTACGTTCTAAACTTCGTAACTTGCGTACTGGAGCAATTCAGGAGAAAACATTCCGTGGCGGAGAAAAAGTAGCGAAAGCCCATATCGATAACCGTCGTATGCAGTACCTGTATTCTTCTGGTGATGTCCACACGTTCATGGACAATGAAACATATGAGCAGCTTGAACTTCAGAAATCTCAAATCGAAGAAGAACTTAATTATCTTCTTGAAAACATGACGGTACAAGTGCAAATGTATCAAGGTGAAACAATTGGTGTAGAACTTCCGAACACAGTCGAGTTGGAAGTGACAGAAACAGAACCTGGGATCAAAGGGGATACAGCATCTGGTGGAACGAAGCCTGCTACCCTGCAAACAGGTCTTACTGTACAGGTGCCATTCTTCATCAATGAAGGTGACGTACTGATCATCGATACCCGTTCTGGAGATTATGTATCGAGAGCATAA
- a CDS encoding Xaa-Pro peptidase family protein yields MNRVERLKGLFSEYGIDGMLITSASNRRYISQFTGSSGVVLISGEEAKLITDFRYIDQANEQARGYEIVKHTAMIPDEVAVQAKKMGITKLGFEQDHLTYAVYQDYNEKVDGELVPVSGMVEKLRLVKDEEELKILKEAAELADKTFEHILTFIKPGMREIDVSNELEFFMRKNGATSSSFDIIVASGVRSSLPHGVATEKVIEKGDMVTLDFGALYKGYCSDITRTIAVGEPSDKMKEIHQIVLDAQLKGLEGLKPGMTGKEADALTRDYIKEKGYGENFGHSTGHGIGLDVHEGPGLSFKVDTVLKPGMVVTVEPGIYVSRLGGVRIEDDVVITETGCEKLSTSSKELFIIGE; encoded by the coding sequence TTGAATCGAGTCGAACGTTTAAAAGGATTATTCAGTGAATATGGAATTGACGGAATGTTGATTACAAGTGCAAGTAACCGCCGTTATATCAGCCAGTTTACGGGTTCTTCGGGTGTGGTGCTGATTTCTGGTGAAGAAGCGAAGTTGATTACGGATTTCAGGTATATCGATCAAGCGAACGAGCAAGCCAGAGGATATGAAATCGTCAAACATACAGCCATGATTCCTGATGAAGTTGCTGTTCAGGCAAAGAAAATGGGAATCACAAAGCTGGGATTCGAACAGGATCATCTTACATATGCTGTATACCAGGATTATAATGAAAAAGTGGACGGCGAACTCGTACCTGTCTCAGGAATGGTAGAAAAATTGCGTCTGGTAAAAGATGAAGAAGAATTGAAGATATTAAAAGAAGCGGCTGAGCTTGCTGATAAGACTTTTGAACATATATTGACGTTTATAAAACCTGGAATGAGAGAGATTGACGTTTCGAATGAGCTTGAATTTTTCATGAGAAAAAATGGAGCAACCTCGTCTTCATTTGATATTATTGTAGCATCAGGGGTACGTTCATCTTTACCGCATGGTGTCGCCACTGAAAAAGTGATTGAAAAGGGTGATATGGTCACATTAGACTTCGGAGCCCTTTACAAAGGATACTGTTCTGACATCACCCGTACGATTGCAGTTGGAGAACCAAGTGATAAAATGAAGGAAATCCATCAAATCGTCCTAGACGCTCAGTTGAAAGGATTAGAAGGCTTGAAACCAGGTATGACTGGTAAAGAAGCGGATGCACTGACTAGAGATTACATCAAGGAAAAGGGATATGGTGAAAACTTTGGCCATTCGACTGGACACGGGATCGGGTTGGATGTGCACGAAGGACCAGGACTTTCCTTTAAGGTTGATACAGTTCTCAAGCCTGGAATGGTCGTGACAGTTGAGCCCGGGATCTATGTATCTAGACTTGGCGGAGTACGTATTGAAGACGACGTCGTCATCACTGAAACTGGCTGTGAAAAATTATCAACATCATCAAAAGAATTATTCATCATTGGTGAGTAA
- the aroQ gene encoding type II 3-dehydroquinate dehydratase, with product MMRIMVLNGPNLNRLGKREPEIYGQETLEQIMSDLQSKAKNNGCEIDYRQSNHEGDLIDWIHESVDEHNGLILNPGAFTHYSYAIRDAIASVDIPAVEVHLSNIYARESFRHTSVIAEVAIGQVSGFGSAGYELALKGLLQYLEGEEN from the coding sequence ATAATGAGAATAATGGTATTGAACGGTCCGAACCTTAATCGATTAGGTAAACGTGAACCGGAAATTTATGGGCAGGAGACCTTGGAGCAAATCATGAGTGATCTCCAATCGAAAGCGAAGAACAACGGATGTGAAATAGACTATCGGCAATCCAATCATGAAGGGGACCTGATTGACTGGATTCATGAATCAGTTGACGAGCACAATGGGTTGATTCTCAATCCTGGAGCATTTACACATTACAGTTATGCCATCAGAGATGCTATTGCAAGTGTCGACATACCAGCAGTAGAAGTTCACTTATCCAATATATATGCACGGGAATCTTTCAGGCATACGTCTGTCATTGCAGAAGTGGCAATCGGACAGGTCTCCGGTTTCGGCAGTGCTGGGTATGAACTTGCATTAAAAGGACTTTTACAATATTTGGAGGGGGAAGAAAATTGA
- a CDS encoding YqhR family membrane protein yields MESERNEREERNHKEPLEQNQKEKQVSFTGRVLTIGFVGGLFWSLIGYLLYALNFTKIKPALVLSPWVVAEWKDKALGNWIGILLIGFLSMLVALVYKILLAKFKHMITGIIYGIVLWGIVFYLLRPMFPTLEPIQELGKNTLTTTLSLYVLYGLFIGFSISFEYDELTKARQEGH; encoded by the coding sequence ATGGAGTCCGAACGAAACGAAAGAGAAGAAAGGAATCACAAAGAACCCCTGGAACAGAATCAAAAAGAAAAGCAGGTATCTTTTACTGGAAGGGTTTTGACCATCGGGTTCGTCGGCGGTTTGTTTTGGAGTCTGATCGGTTATCTTTTATATGCTTTGAATTTTACGAAAATCAAACCTGCTCTTGTACTTTCACCGTGGGTAGTTGCCGAGTGGAAAGATAAAGCTTTAGGAAATTGGATTGGGATCTTGTTGATTGGATTTTTATCGATGTTGGTAGCATTGGTTTATAAAATCCTTTTGGCAAAGTTCAAGCATATGATAACCGGTATCATTTATGGAATTGTGCTCTGGGGAATCGTCTTCTATTTATTGAGACCGATGTTTCCGACTCTAGAGCCTATTCAGGAATTAGGAAAAAATACATTAACCACCACATTAAGCCTTTATGTGCTATACGGATTGTTCATCGGCTTTTCCATTTCGTTCGAGTATGATGAGCTTACCAAAGCGCGTCAAGAAGGGCATTGA
- a CDS encoding DUF1385 domain-containing protein, with translation MSKQKAPAYGGQAVMEGVMFAGKHTYVTAIRRKDDSLEYFEVQKKHRPVLNSLKKIPLIRGFVAIIEASANGVKHLNFSTDRYDVAPEDDEKLLQENKPSKLTLILGTALIGVLSFLFGKFLFTLLPAIAAEAFRPIPIFSGHVGQNIIEGILKLILLLSYLYFISMTPLIKRVFQYHGAEHKVINAYENKLPLTVENVQAQSRLHYRCGSSFILFTVIIGVFIYLLVPSDPLWLRLISRVALIPVVLGVSYEVLQGTNKLRNIPVLRYLGYPGLWLQLLTTKEPTDKQTEVAIASFNEMLKRDSEYEKATDEETVKVV, from the coding sequence ATGTCTAAACAAAAAGCTCCAGCATATGGCGGCCAGGCTGTAATGGAAGGTGTCATGTTCGCTGGGAAACACACATATGTAACAGCAATTCGGAGAAAAGACGATTCACTCGAGTACTTCGAAGTGCAAAAAAAACATCGCCCCGTTCTAAACTCTCTAAAAAAAATACCATTGATCAGAGGGTTTGTGGCAATCATTGAAGCAAGTGCAAACGGTGTGAAGCACTTGAATTTTTCTACAGATAGATATGATGTAGCACCAGAAGATGACGAAAAATTGTTACAAGAAAATAAACCATCGAAACTAACTTTGATTCTCGGAACAGCCTTGATTGGTGTCCTATCGTTCCTTTTCGGTAAATTCTTGTTCACATTGCTTCCAGCAATTGCTGCTGAAGCCTTTCGACCGATTCCTATATTTTCAGGACATGTTGGACAGAATATCATTGAAGGCATCCTTAAATTAATCTTATTACTTTCATACTTGTATTTCATATCGATGACACCATTGATCAAACGAGTTTTTCAGTATCATGGTGCCGAGCATAAAGTCATTAACGCTTATGAAAACAAATTACCTTTGACAGTTGAAAATGTTCAAGCCCAATCAAGGCTTCACTATCGATGTGGAAGTAGTTTCATACTGTTCACTGTAATCATTGGCGTCTTCATATACTTACTTGTACCCTCAGATCCATTATGGCTTAGATTAATTTCTAGAGTGGCACTGATACCAGTAGTATTAGGTGTATCTTATGAAGTGCTGCAGGGTACAAATAAGTTAAGAAATATTCCAGTATTACGTTACCTAGGCTATCCTGGCTTATGGTTGCAGTTACTGACAACCAAAGAACCTACTGATAAACAGACTGAAGTGGCTATTGCCTCATTCAATGAAATGCTTAAAAGGGACAGCGAATACGAGAAGGCAACAGATGAAGAAACGGTCAAAGTGGTTTAA
- a CDS encoding SA1362 family protein, translating into MLFRKFNVLVMLILGLAAFGFINTVITNPMYLVRMVLIIAAVGGIFYFLYKRFLAKRFGGGGGKDVNKYKQAARYSAKKYQNQPGNVMKKPPKIKPSPQTKPSVSKKKKRANDHNFKVIEGKKGKKKNRAL; encoded by the coding sequence TTGTTGTTTCGAAAGTTCAACGTATTAGTCATGTTGATACTGGGTCTTGCAGCATTTGGCTTTATTAACACCGTCATTACTAATCCAATGTACCTTGTACGAATGGTACTCATTATCGCTGCTGTCGGTGGAATCTTTTACTTCTTGTATAAGCGATTCCTCGCAAAGCGTTTTGGTGGCGGTGGCGGTAAGGATGTTAATAAGTACAAGCAAGCGGCTCGCTATTCTGCAAAGAAATATCAAAACCAACCAGGCAACGTCATGAAAAAACCGCCAAAGATAAAGCCAAGTCCACAGACGAAACCCTCCGTTTCTAAAAAGAAAAAACGTGCGAACGATCATAACTTCAAAGTCATTGAAGGAAAAAAAGGGAAAAAGAAAAATCGAGCATTATAG
- a CDS encoding patatin-like phospholipase family protein codes for MDVDGVFSGGGVRAIAFIGGLKAAEQKGITFNRAAGTSAGAIFAAMVAAGYKSDEIKDLLHKVDLREFLDPRRLSVAFPFMKWLTLYWKLGLYKGKRLEQWVEEVLAAKGLKTFGDLSEGSLKIIASDITNGRLIVLPDDLERYGILPERFKIAKAVRMSASIPYFFDPMKIYDATGKKNFIVDGGVLSNFPIWLFQDGKTESKRPTLGFQLKPSQFEQKPNDVKNAISLFHGLFDTMMDAHDARHISEAHSADIVFIPVKQISMINFDLSSEVIDELTDFGIESTEKFLRSWRHYRPQAKISTKKSSIL; via the coding sequence ATGGATGTGGATGGGGTTTTCTCTGGTGGTGGTGTTAGAGCAATTGCGTTTATTGGAGGTTTAAAAGCTGCAGAACAGAAGGGAATCACGTTCAATAGGGCTGCAGGGACAAGTGCGGGGGCGATTTTTGCTGCTATGGTTGCTGCTGGGTATAAATCGGATGAAATCAAAGATTTATTGCATAAAGTGGATTTAAGAGAATTTCTTGACCCCAGGAGGCTATCCGTCGCTTTTCCTTTTATGAAATGGCTTACTTTGTATTGGAAGTTAGGTCTCTATAAGGGGAAACGATTGGAGCAATGGGTTGAAGAGGTGCTTGCAGCAAAAGGGTTAAAAACGTTTGGAGATCTATCAGAAGGCTCCCTTAAAATCATCGCCTCGGATATCACAAATGGACGCTTGATCGTCTTACCAGATGATCTTGAAAGGTACGGAATCTTACCAGAGCGCTTCAAAATCGCAAAAGCAGTACGCATGAGTGCGAGTATCCCTTATTTTTTTGATCCGATGAAAATATATGACGCGACAGGAAAGAAGAATTTCATTGTGGATGGCGGTGTATTAAGTAATTTTCCGATTTGGTTGTTCCAGGATGGAAAAACGGAAAGTAAACGGCCAACACTTGGATTTCAATTGAAGCCTTCCCAGTTCGAACAAAAACCGAATGATGTCAAAAATGCAATTTCCCTTTTCCATGGTCTGTTTGATACGATGATGGATGCGCATGATGCTCGTCATATATCAGAAGCCCATAGTGCAGATATCGTTTTCATCCCCGTAAAACAAATTTCAATGATCAATTTTGATCTTTCGTCAGAAGTGATAGATGAACTCACTGATTTTGGAATTGAAAGTACGGAGAAATTCTTAAGAAGTTGGCGACATTATCGACCGCAAGCGAAAATTTCCACAAAAAAATCGAGCATCCTATAA
- the mntR gene encoding transcriptional regulator MntR has protein sequence MPTPSMEDYIERIYQLIDEKGYARVSDIAEALEVHPSSVTKMVQKLDKGKYVVYEKYRGFVLTPNGKKLGKRLVYRHELLEDFLKVIGVDQENIYEDVEGIEHHLSWNAIDRIGDLVQYFDEDTSRIDGLREVQRKNEEEQEQS, from the coding sequence ATGCCAACTCCAAGTATGGAGGATTATATTGAACGTATATACCAATTGATTGATGAAAAAGGATACGCAAGGGTTTCAGATATTGCAGAAGCTTTGGAAGTTCACCCATCATCGGTTACGAAAATGGTACAGAAGCTGGATAAAGGCAAATACGTCGTTTATGAAAAATATCGTGGATTCGTACTTACACCGAATGGTAAGAAACTTGGAAAACGTCTTGTATATCGACATGAACTTTTGGAAGATTTCCTGAAAGTCATCGGAGTCGACCAGGAGAATATTTATGAAGATGTTGAAGGGATTGAACATCACTTGAGCTGGAATGCGATTGACCGCATCGGCGACTTGGTCCAGTATTTTGATGAAGACACGTCACGTATTGACGGATTACGGGAAGTACAACGAAAAAATGAAGAAGAACAGGAACAATCATAG
- a CDS encoding LAGLIDADG family homing endonuclease: MMMFDSRKPGDAGKLANKKYNYNENYFSVIKTPNQAYLVGYILGDGTIFDRVKSKRLVLTLAENDKQLLDDIASEMNMREAIKFRRNKAPNEQNKYSLTINSTKMCNDLIRLGVTPRKTGKETWIDFQNDTLQWSFLRGIFDADGNIQVYQRYYFNRNKTYLKTRFGITGSRELLKGILEFLQSNNIVNNVKVIRQKQGCFDLHISSIKDVKTIFTHLYKHGDIKLT, encoded by the coding sequence ATGATGATGTTCGATAGCAGAAAACCCGGAGATGCGGGGAAATTAGCGAATAAGAAATATAATTATAATGAAAATTATTTTTCTGTTATCAAAACCCCGAACCAAGCATATTTAGTTGGTTATATATTAGGTGATGGAACAATATTCGATAGAGTGAAATCAAAACGATTAGTCCTTACTTTGGCAGAAAATGATAAACAATTACTTGATGACATAGCATCTGAAATGAATATGAGAGAAGCTATCAAGTTTCGCCGGAATAAAGCTCCTAATGAACAAAATAAATATTCATTAACAATAAATTCTACAAAAATGTGTAATGATTTAATCAGATTAGGAGTAACGCCCAGAAAAACTGGAAAAGAAACTTGGATAGATTTTCAAAACGATACATTACAGTGGAGCTTCTTACGTGGTATTTTTGATGCTGATGGAAACATACAAGTGTACCAAAGATATTATTTTAATCGGAATAAAACTTATTTAAAGACAAGGTTTGGTATAACTGGTTCAAGAGAATTGTTGAAAGGTATACTGGAATTTTTACAATCAAACAACATTGTTAATAATGTTAAGGTAATACGCCAAAAACAAGGATGTTTTGATCTTCATATTTCAAGTATTAAAGATGTAAAGACAATCTTTACTCACCTCTATAAACATGGAGATATTAAATTAACATAA
- a CDS encoding helix-turn-helix domain-containing protein → MEGVNHNLRQRDYEARDKEEIMKQAKKLHEEGYSQVKIAQIVGISRGTLKR, encoded by the coding sequence ATGGAAGGAGTAAATCATAATCTACGGCAACGTGATTATGAGGCACGAGACAAAGAAGAAATTATGAAACAAGCTAAAAAACTCCATGAAGAGGGATATAGCCAAGTAAAAATTGCTCAGATAGTTGGTATAAGCAGGGGAACTCTTAAACGATAG
- a CDS encoding biotin/lipoate A/B protein ligase family protein — translation MKEQWYFVDSGACTPAYNMALDEALLDWHSKGEIPPVVRFYEWNPATLSVGYFQKVEKEIDLDAVQKHGYGFVRRPTGGRAVLHDKELTYSVIVSEEHPRMPQSVTEAYRVISEGILGGFRNLGLEAYFAVPKTEEEKAGLKNPRSAVCFDAPSWYELVVEGRKVAGSAQTRQKGVILQHGSILLDIDEDNLFDCFKFANERVRERMQKAFSKKAVAINDLRDERVTIEESKKAFKTGFEQGLDVEFIPLVLTGEQNQYIDEIIERRYANDEWTFRR, via the coding sequence ATGAAAGAGCAATGGTATTTTGTTGATTCTGGTGCATGCACACCAGCTTATAATATGGCGCTGGATGAAGCGCTGTTAGACTGGCACAGTAAAGGGGAAATTCCCCCGGTCGTTAGATTCTATGAGTGGAATCCTGCAACACTTTCTGTCGGTTATTTTCAAAAGGTCGAAAAGGAAATCGATCTTGATGCCGTTCAAAAGCACGGCTATGGGTTTGTTCGAAGACCGACTGGAGGGCGAGCTGTACTCCATGACAAAGAGTTGACATACAGTGTGATCGTATCAGAAGAACATCCAAGAATGCCGCAATCGGTCACGGAAGCCTACAGGGTCATTTCTGAAGGGATTTTAGGTGGATTCCGGAACCTGGGGCTTGAAGCATACTTTGCGGTCCCGAAGACAGAAGAGGAAAAAGCAGGACTGAAAAATCCTCGCTCAGCAGTCTGTTTCGATGCTCCATCCTGGTATGAGCTCGTCGTTGAAGGCAGAAAGGTTGCTGGGAGCGCGCAAACGAGACAAAAGGGTGTCATTTTACAACACGGGTCGATCTTACTTGATATTGATGAAGACAACTTGTTTGATTGCTTCAAGTTTGCAAATGAAAGAGTAAGAGAACGCATGCAGAAAGCGTTCAGTAAAAAGGCTGTAGCAATCAATGATCTTCGTGATGAAAGAGTGACGATCGAGGAATCCAAGAAAGCTTTCAAAACTGGATTCGAACAAGGACTCGATGTGGAATTCATACCATTGGTACTTACGGGAGAACAAAATCAATATATTGATGAAATCATCGAAAGACGCTACGCAAATGATGAATGGACATTTAGACGTTAA
- a CDS encoding rhodanese-like domain-containing protein — protein sequence MEWIFWALPAAIIVYMIVAGLYQRRHLKTLTEEEFRSGYRKAQLIDVREQKEYDNGHILGARNIPLSQLRMRHKEIRNDQPVYMYCESGMRTVRAANVLRKKGIKDLYNLKGGFKKWNGKVKKGK from the coding sequence ATGGAATGGATTTTTTGGGCACTTCCAGCAGCCATCATCGTATATATGATCGTCGCTGGGCTCTATCAACGCAGACATTTGAAGACGTTGACTGAAGAAGAATTTCGCAGCGGATATCGTAAAGCTCAGCTGATTGATGTTCGCGAACAGAAAGAATATGATAATGGACATATTCTCGGAGCGAGAAATATTCCGTTGTCACAGCTCCGTATGCGTCATAAAGAAATCCGTAATGATCAGCCTGTCTACATGTACTGCGAAAGCGGAATGCGTACCGTCCGGGCTGCGAATGTTTTAAGGAAAAAAGGCATCAAGGACCTTTATAACCTTAAAGGCGGATTTAAAAAATGGAACGGTAAAGTGAAAAAAGGAAAATAG
- the gcvPB gene encoding aminomethyl-transferring glycine dehydrogenase subunit GcvPB, which translates to MSHEKNQALIFELSKPGRVGYSLSELDVPETPIEEMIDSEYLRDEEPELPEVSELQIMRHYTALSKRNHGVDSGFYPLGSCTMKYNPKINEDVARFPGFAHIHPYQDEDTVQGAMEMLYDLQTSLEEITGMDEVTLQPAAGAHGEWTGLMMIRAYHEKNGDHHRTKVIVPDSAHGTNPASATVAGFDAVTVKSDEKGLVDLEDLKRVVGEDTAALMLTNPNTLGLFEEHILDMARIVHEAGGKLYYDGANMNAIMGRTRPGDMGFDVVHLNLHKTFTGPHGGGGPGSGPVGVKEDLIPFLPKPILAKTDEGYVFDYNRSDSIGRVKPFYGNFGINVRAYTYILTMGREGLKKVSDYAVLNANYMMRKLAPHFVLPYEQHCKHEFVISGKRQKKLGVRTLDMAKRLLDFGYHPPTIYFPLNVEECMMIEPTETESKETLDEFIDAMIQIAKEAEESPEVVQQAPHNTVIKRMDETTAARKPILRYEKQ; encoded by the coding sequence ATGAGCCACGAAAAGAACCAAGCACTCATTTTTGAACTGTCTAAACCAGGTAGGGTAGGATATAGCTTATCTGAATTAGACGTGCCTGAAACTCCCATTGAAGAAATGATTGATTCAGAGTATCTCCGTGATGAAGAGCCGGAACTGCCTGAAGTATCTGAACTTCAAATCATGCGCCATTACACAGCCTTATCGAAGCGTAATCATGGTGTGGATTCCGGCTTCTATCCACTTGGATCTTGTACGATGAAATATAATCCGAAAATCAATGAGGATGTAGCTCGTTTCCCTGGATTTGCTCACATCCACCCTTATCAGGATGAAGACACTGTACAGGGTGCGATGGAAATGCTTTATGACCTGCAAACATCACTTGAGGAGATTACAGGAATGGATGAAGTCACCCTTCAACCAGCAGCCGGTGCTCATGGTGAATGGACAGGCTTGATGATGATCCGTGCTTATCATGAAAAGAATGGGGATCATCATCGTACGAAAGTCATCGTTCCAGATTCAGCACATGGAACAAACCCAGCTTCAGCTACGGTTGCAGGATTTGATGCTGTAACGGTCAAGTCAGATGAAAAGGGTCTAGTCGACCTAGAAGACTTGAAGCGTGTTGTCGGTGAGGATACAGCAGCACTGATGCTGACGAACCCGAATACGCTCGGCCTTTTTGAAGAGCACATTCTAGATATGGCGCGTATTGTCCATGAGGCAGGCGGAAAGCTATATTATGATGGTGCAAATATGAATGCGATTATGGGAAGAACACGTCCTGGCGACATGGGCTTTGACGTTGTTCACTTGAACCTCCATAAGACGTTTACCGGCCCGCACGGCGGTGGCGGTCCTGGTTCGGGTCCAGTCGGGGTAAAGGAAGATTTAATTCCATTCTTGCCGAAACCGATTTTAGCGAAAACTGATGAGGGCTATGTATTTGATTACAACCGTTCAGACTCGATCGGACGCGTGAAGCCATTCTACGGAAACTTTGGAATCAATGTCCGTGCCTATACGTACATTCTGACGATGGGACGCGAAGGATTGAAGAAGGTCAGCGATTATGCTGTATTGAATGCGAATTACATGATGCGTAAACTTGCGCCGCATTTCGTCCTTCCATATGAACAGCATTGTAAGCATGAATTTGTCATTTCCGGTAAGCGTCAGAAGAAGCTTGGTGTACGGACGTTGGATATGGCGAAACGTCTCTTGGACTTCGGATATCATCCGCCAACCATCTATTTCCCTCTTAATGTAGAGGAATGTATGATGATCGAGCCGACAGAAACCGAATCGAAGGAAACGTTGGATGAGTTCATCGATGCGATGATCCAAATTGCGAAAGAAGCCGAAGAATCTCCTGAAGTCGTTCAACAAGCGCCTCACAACACAGTCATCAAACGTATGGACGAAACAACCGCTGCACGCAAGCCAATCCTACGTTACGAAAAACAATAA